One window from the genome of Planifilum fulgidum encodes:
- the csx2 gene encoding TIGR02221 family CRISPR-associated protein — translation MKKLLTFLGNGEYDEGIYTYRGRKATKSRFVQTAIYELFCEKFTDKDQIIIFLTEEAESKNWKDSIGESGKNKGKKLEGMENAWKKINPKLLQQNQIRKVRIPSQQDEEHNWELFEIILNEIDEGDEIIFDITHSFRSFPIMALIILNYARILKNASLKNLLYGCWEMRDKGQPPTAPIIDMTEMISLLDWAYGVDSYKQTGNASVIKTLTNQEVASVFQTGQSSDDMRRTEANALRTLANCAHEFHQIMQTCRAPEIPQKLNNLRKALEQAKTMEIRGFRPFEKLFGKMEEKIEYLTDRPIMDDYWAAKWCHDNGLIQQGYTLLQEGIITAICRVMGMELDDVNKRKLVSAAISVWLSEKTTEEWEGTEDEKSFMKTVIAFLNPYKDLLKSYAGLTRYRNSINHAGRNRDNIPHQRFRPKLENYLKDFRTFFEKMDQLYQEKQEGASTR, via the coding sequence TTGAAAAAACTGCTCACCTTTCTGGGAAATGGCGAGTATGATGAAGGCATCTACACTTACAGAGGCCGAAAAGCGACAAAAAGCCGCTTCGTCCAAACGGCTATTTACGAACTATTTTGCGAAAAATTTACTGATAAAGATCAAATCATCATCTTCCTGACTGAAGAAGCAGAGTCGAAAAACTGGAAAGACAGCATCGGCGAATCTGGTAAAAATAAGGGCAAAAAATTAGAGGGAATGGAAAACGCATGGAAAAAAATCAACCCTAAACTCCTTCAACAAAACCAAATCCGAAAAGTCCGGATTCCCAGCCAACAAGATGAAGAGCACAATTGGGAGTTATTTGAGATCATCCTCAACGAGATCGACGAAGGGGACGAGATTATCTTCGATATCACCCACAGCTTCCGCTCCTTCCCCATCATGGCTTTGATTATCCTAAACTACGCGCGGATTCTGAAAAACGCCTCACTGAAAAATCTGCTCTATGGTTGTTGGGAAATGAGAGATAAGGGACAGCCTCCCACTGCTCCCATCATCGATATGACGGAAATGATTTCCCTGCTCGATTGGGCTTACGGTGTGGACAGCTATAAACAAACGGGTAACGCCTCCGTAATCAAAACCCTTACGAATCAAGAAGTGGCTAGTGTCTTTCAAACAGGACAATCCTCCGACGACATGAGACGAACCGAAGCAAACGCCCTGCGCACACTTGCCAACTGTGCCCACGAATTTCACCAAATAATGCAAACATGCCGCGCTCCGGAAATTCCTCAAAAGCTGAATAATCTCAGAAAAGCGCTGGAACAGGCGAAAACCATGGAAATACGAGGGTTCCGTCCCTTCGAAAAGCTGTTTGGAAAAATGGAAGAAAAGATCGAATACCTCACAGATCGGCCAATCATGGATGATTACTGGGCGGCAAAATGGTGCCATGATAACGGTCTCATTCAACAAGGATACACCTTGCTACAGGAGGGGATTATTACCGCAATCTGCCGAGTGATGGGGATGGAATTAGACGATGTCAATAAAAGAAAATTGGTATCTGCAGCCATAAGCGTATGGTTGAGTGAAAAAACCACTGAAGAATGGGAAGGAACAGAGGATGAAAAGTCCTTTATGAAGACGGTCATCGCTTTCTTAAACCCGTACAAGGATCTCTTAAAATCTTATGCAGGATTAACCAGATATCGCAACAGCATCAACCACGCCGGCAGAAATCGGGATAACATTCCTCATCAGAGATTTCGTCCGAAACTCGAAAACTACCTCAAAGACTTCCGCACCTTCTTCGAAAAGATGGATCAGCTCTATCAAGAGAAGCAGGAAGGAGCGTCCACCCGATGA
- a CDS encoding DinB family protein has product MDPLMLADHLKRLNSGENNGWYTTVVQSIADLTAEQALWRPSPGIPCIWELAAHIHYWTMRMTEVFEAIRRGEEPSNRSETDWPVPDSPDNASWSSLQTELARAMAKLSDVVKSLRPEQLLSPTQGANSPSVLYEIHGLLAHTSYHTGQILLLRRLQGTWSR; this is encoded by the coding sequence ATGGATCCGCTGATGCTTGCGGACCATCTGAAACGGTTGAACAGTGGTGAGAATAATGGTTGGTATACAACAGTCGTTCAGTCAATTGCGGATTTGACTGCGGAACAGGCCCTTTGGCGACCTTCTCCCGGTATTCCTTGCATATGGGAATTAGCAGCCCACATCCATTATTGGACGATGCGGATGACGGAAGTGTTTGAGGCGATCCGCCGGGGAGAGGAACCATCCAATCGGTCAGAAACGGACTGGCCGGTCCCGGACTCTCCGGATAACGCTTCCTGGTCTTCTCTTCAAACAGAACTCGCCCGGGCAATGGCAAAGTTGTCGGATGTGGTAAAAAGCCTCAGGCCTGAGCAGCTCCTGAGTCCGACCCAGGGAGCAAACAGCCCTTCCGTACTGTATGAAATTCATGGACTGCTCGCACACACCAGCTACCATACAGGCCAAATTCTTCTTCTTCGTCGTCTACAAGGAACATGGTCCCGATGA
- the cmr1 gene encoding type III-B CRISPR module RAMP protein Cmr1, with product MTQRDLLTASAIETEGFTLETLTPLFMHGNRRNLEVRVPSIKGVLRYWWRTLQDSPSKKLIKRETAKFGGITGDQGCRSPVRFRLELSETKMDSSPLLPHRSSKKGYSRAIGAHQSLRLFMVHLKRDAESAGEDGLTLKEEHSLYVRWMLLLSGFGQRARRGAGAVQYEGFQWRTSSDIQNTLRDLLTRLKREGAFQFPPPESGCLLRRKEKPENIHPQINAVWVGEPSLSAEKVRERISRAGHRANSGGGPLGSSDPRFASPLHCTVRRVGQGYVPVITEVTSRDMGKDHYLDARNRFLQTLGVNV from the coding sequence ATGACGCAGCGGGATTTGCTCACAGCGTCGGCCATTGAAACGGAAGGGTTTACCCTGGAAACCCTGACCCCTCTCTTTATGCACGGAAATCGCAGGAACCTGGAGGTCCGGGTCCCTTCCATCAAGGGTGTGCTCCGGTATTGGTGGCGCACTCTGCAGGATTCTCCTTCGAAAAAACTCATCAAACGGGAAACGGCCAAGTTCGGCGGAATTACGGGGGATCAGGGATGCCGCTCCCCCGTCCGTTTCCGGCTGGAGCTGTCCGAAACCAAAATGGACTCGTCCCCTCTTCTGCCCCATCGCTCCAGTAAAAAAGGATATAGCCGCGCCATCGGCGCCCATCAATCCCTCCGCCTCTTCATGGTGCACCTGAAAAGGGATGCCGAATCCGCCGGTGAGGATGGATTGACCCTGAAGGAGGAGCATTCGCTGTACGTGCGTTGGATGCTCCTCCTGAGCGGCTTCGGCCAGCGGGCGAGGCGGGGGGCCGGAGCGGTCCAATATGAAGGGTTTCAGTGGCGGACAAGCTCCGACATCCAGAACACCCTCCGCGATCTCCTCACCCGGTTGAAGCGGGAGGGCGCCTTTCAATTTCCCCCGCCGGAATCGGGATGCCTGCTGCGGCGGAAAGAAAAGCCGGAAAATATACATCCGCAAATCAACGCCGTATGGGTTGGAGAACCGAGCCTTTCCGCGGAAAAGGTCCGCGAAAGAATCAGCCGGGCGGGACATCGCGCCAATTCGGGGGGAGGCCCTCTCGGATCCTCCGACCCCCGCTTCGCTTCTCCCCTGCACTGCACGGTGCGCCGGGTGGGGCAGGGCTACGTGCCGGTCATCACCGAAGTCACTTCCCGCGACATGGGAAAAGACCACTACCTCGATGCACGGAATCGCTTTCTCCAGACACTGGGGGTGAACGTGTGA